The proteins below are encoded in one region of Ferruginibacter lapsinanis:
- a CDS encoding UDP-2,3-diacylglucosamine diphosphatase translates to MEKRTVEIAVISDLHLGTYGCHAEEILNYLQSIAPQILILNGDIIDGWQFSKRYFPVSHMQVIKEIMTLMNNGTRIVYITGNHDEMLRRYCDLQIGNFQLTDKFVIEINGKKAWFFHGDVFDATTKGSAKIIAKLGGHGYDLLILLNRFINAILKIFGREKMSLSKKVKDSVKKAVSWIADFEQTAAELAIAKKYDYVVCGHIHQPQKRVIETKEGNVIYLNSGDWVENLTALEYNNDEWEIYQYDEKQFLKDHVRIVTRDKKLPGLNVETNEISLFIDTLISQ, encoded by the coding sequence ATGGAAAAACGTACTGTAGAAATTGCTGTCATCAGCGATTTACATCTGGGCACATACGGATGCCATGCAGAAGAAATTCTAAATTATTTGCAAAGTATTGCTCCGCAGATATTAATTCTAAACGGCGACATTATTGACGGCTGGCAATTCAGCAAAAGATACTTTCCTGTTAGTCATATGCAGGTAATAAAAGAAATAATGACCCTCATGAACAATGGAACCAGGATAGTGTACATCACTGGCAATCATGATGAGATGTTGCGTCGTTACTGCGATCTGCAGATCGGAAATTTTCAACTCACAGATAAATTCGTCATTGAAATAAACGGAAAGAAAGCCTGGTTCTTTCATGGTGATGTATTTGATGCTACCACAAAAGGAAGTGCTAAAATAATTGCAAAACTTGGCGGACATGGTTATGATCTGCTGATACTGTTAAACCGTTTCATCAATGCTATTTTAAAAATATTCGGCAGAGAGAAAATGAGCTTAAGTAAAAAAGTAAAAGATAGTGTAAAGAAAGCCGTTTCATGGATAGCAGATTTTGAACAAACGGCTGCAGAACTGGCCATTGCTAAAAAATATGATTATGTGGTATGCGGTCATATCCATCAGCCACAGAAAAGAGTGATAGAAACAAAGGAAGGAAATGTTATATATCTCAATAGCGGAGATTGGGTTGAAAACCTGACAGCACTTGAATACAATAACGATGAGTGGGAGATATATCAGTATGATGAAAAACAATTTTTAAAAGATCATGTACGTATTGTAACAAGAGATAAAAAGTTGCCCGGATTGAATGTAGAAACCAACGAAATATCCTTATTCATTGACACATTAATTTCTCAATAA
- a CDS encoding glycosyltransferase family protein, with protein MKIFYAVQATGNGHIARAIELMPYLQQYGEVDIFLSGSNSSLDTSQKLPVKYRSKGVSLFYSNKGGLDYWKMLKHFSPLKVFKEAKDLPVEKYDIVINDFESITSHACRMKNIPSVNFGHQASFMSDKVPRPKKKNFAGELILKKYAPARSYIGLHFEQYDDFILSPVIKNKILSARPADKGHVTVYLPHYSDLQLAKKLKNLKDIEFEVFSKRVKQKEVNKNITFLPIDNNGFNESMIHSKGIITGAGFETPAEALYLGKKLMVLPIKGQYEQLCNAEALKNFNVPVLEEMDALFSNSVKQWLDSEQKKLTLQYSTESIVSKVIYTARGLREDRSNQLSTYLDIHPSLSRLLLD; from the coding sequence ATGAAAATATTTTATGCCGTACAAGCTACCGGAAACGGACACATTGCAAGAGCAATAGAATTAATGCCCTACTTGCAACAATATGGTGAAGTGGATATTTTTTTAAGTGGAAGCAATAGCAGTTTGGATACCTCCCAAAAATTACCGGTAAAATACCGGAGTAAAGGCGTTAGTCTTTTTTACAGTAACAAAGGGGGCTTGGATTACTGGAAAATGTTAAAACATTTTTCACCGTTGAAAGTATTTAAAGAGGCTAAAGATCTGCCTGTTGAAAAATATGATATTGTGATCAATGATTTTGAAAGCATCACTTCGCACGCCTGCAGAATGAAAAATATTCCATCTGTTAATTTTGGTCATCAGGCAAGTTTTATGAGTGATAAAGTGCCACGTCCTAAAAAGAAAAACTTTGCAGGAGAGTTGATACTTAAAAAATATGCCCCTGCCAGATCATACATTGGTCTTCATTTTGAGCAATACGATGATTTTATTTTATCACCTGTAATTAAAAATAAGATACTGAGCGCAAGACCTGCAGACAAAGGGCATGTAACAGTTTATCTGCCCCATTACAGCGACCTGCAGTTAGCAAAAAAACTTAAAAATCTCAAGGATATCGAGTTTGAAGTATTTAGTAAAAGGGTGAAACAAAAAGAAGTGAATAAGAATATTACATTTCTTCCTATAGATAACAATGGTTTTAATGAAAGCATGATACACTCCAAAGGAATCATAACAGGCGCAGGATTTGAAACACCTGCAGAAGCATTATACCTGGGTAAAAAATTAATGGTACTTCCAATTAAAGGTCAATACGAACAGCTATGTAATGCGGAGGCTTTAAAAAATTTTAATGTACCTGTACTGGAAGAAATGGATGCTCTGTTTTCAAATAGCGTTAAGCAATGGTTAGATAGTGAGCAAAAAAAACTAACACTTCAATACAGTACAGAATCGATCGTATCAAAAGTAATTTATACAGCACGTGGCCTTAGAGAAGATCGCAGCAATCAATTATCTACCTATTTGGATATCCATCCTTCACTAAGCCGATTATTACTTGACTGA
- a CDS encoding GH1 family beta-glucosidase: protein MTDITHNDFNKNFLWGVATAAAQIEGAHNVDGRGISIWDSFAKRQGKIQNGHTPYHACCFYYRYKDDLLLAKALGFTVFRFSISWSRIFPEGKGKANKEGVAFYHRLIDECLKLELIPFVTLYHWDLPYALEKEGGWTSVFFIQWFKHYVNFCAKEYGDKVKHWIVLNEPMGFTSLGYMLGKHAPGKTGLTNFLPAVYNATLAQAEGGNIIRSLIQKAYIGTSFSCSEIIPHTPNQKDIDAANRIDVLLNRLFIEPALGLGLPEDDFPLMEKIHFHSKSWRNKTKFQFDFDFIGIQNYFPLTIRHNSLIPYVSASEVKAKARKVPHTAMGWEINPDSFYNVIKRFSAYDPAKDILITENGACFKDILSHGVVEDAARISYYQQYLTAMHLAIKEGIPVKGYFAWTLLDNFEWAEGYNARFGLIHVDFVTQLRTIKKSGYWWRDFLTHKI, encoded by the coding sequence TTGACTGATATTACGCATAACGATTTCAATAAGAATTTCCTTTGGGGAGTTGCTACGGCTGCTGCACAAATAGAAGGAGCCCATAACGTTGATGGTCGTGGAATATCTATATGGGATAGTTTTGCAAAGCGACAAGGTAAAATACAAAATGGACATACACCGTACCATGCATGCTGCTTTTATTATCGTTATAAAGATGATCTCTTATTAGCAAAAGCTTTGGGCTTTACTGTTTTTAGATTTTCCATTTCATGGAGCAGAATATTCCCTGAAGGAAAAGGGAAAGCGAATAAAGAAGGTGTTGCTTTTTATCACAGACTTATTGATGAATGTTTAAAACTTGAACTGATCCCCTTTGTAACATTGTATCATTGGGATCTTCCTTATGCTTTAGAAAAGGAAGGCGGGTGGACATCTGTATTTTTTATTCAATGGTTCAAACACTACGTTAATTTTTGTGCAAAGGAATATGGCGACAAGGTAAAGCACTGGATCGTGTTGAATGAACCAATGGGTTTTACCTCTTTAGGTTATATGTTGGGCAAACATGCTCCCGGTAAAACCGGGCTGACAAATTTTTTACCCGCTGTATACAATGCAACACTGGCACAGGCTGAAGGTGGTAATATCATAAGAAGCCTGATTCAAAAGGCATATATTGGCACCTCTTTTTCCTGTAGTGAGATCATTCCTCATACACCCAATCAAAAAGATATTGACGCAGCAAACAGAATAGATGTTTTATTAAACAGGTTATTTATAGAGCCTGCCTTGGGGCTTGGTTTACCCGAAGATGATTTTCCTTTGATGGAAAAGATCCATTTTCATTCGAAGAGCTGGAGAAACAAAACCAAATTTCAATTTGATTTTGATTTCATCGGTATACAAAATTATTTTCCGCTTACCATACGGCATAATTCATTGATCCCATACGTAAGCGCATCGGAAGTAAAAGCCAAAGCAAGAAAAGTTCCACATACAGCAATGGGGTGGGAGATCAACCCTGATAGTTTTTATAATGTGATAAAAAGATTTTCTGCCTATGATCCAGCTAAAGATATTTTGATTACTGAGAATGGCGCCTGCTTTAAAGACATACTAAGTCACGGGGTTGTAGAGGATGCTGCAAGGATCAGTTATTATCAGCAATATCTTACAGCAATGCATCTGGCAATTAAAGAAGGAATTCCGGTGAAAGGATATTTTGCATGGACCTTACTCGACAACTTTGAATGGGCAGAAGGATACAATGCCCGGTTTGGGTTGATACATGTAGACTTTGTAACACAATTGCGGACTATCAAAAAATCGGGCTATTGGTGGAGAGATTTTCTAACCCATAAAATTTAA
- a CDS encoding PAS domain S-box protein codes for MTKRNQSEELIKANTELVSENEVSDSINTKKTDKTLGNERKKLHDLFLQAPTSMGMLKGPDHIFEVVNPFYLQLIGKKDIIGKTVKEVLPEVEGQGFIEILDKVYATGEIYRANEMLIQLKEPVTGKLINNYLNFVYQPYRNSDGRIDGILFFAVDVTEQVISRRKVEESENRFRAIIEKSAEMITLSTKEGKLLYISPSITKVFGYELNELSQLSGFDFIHPDDLPEFTEKRQKILDTDGRFFTVQLRVLHKNGHWIWCYARLTNMLNEPGVHAMVSNFTDISEKKMAEQQMEFDKNNLYALINNTHDLLWSVDRNFKLLTFNRPFSDLVEFMSGVKLLKGEDSLSLVFPGKRIERYRKLYERAFAGEIFTEIEYTDSPVEFWSEISFYPIMKGNEIVGTACHSRNITERKRSEKKLLQSEKKYRQILETAQEGIWLVNEHNKTTFVNDKMCAILEYDKEEMMGRTNLSFNDEHEQKIGLARIERRKRGEKETYESKFTTKNDRHIWARVSASPIFDDHGFYAGTLAMVTDISKRKQEEQQLKLLESVITNTTDSVLITEAEPQDEPGPRIIYVNEAFTKMTGYTAEEVIGKTPRILQGPKSDKKELHRLGECLRKWEPCEITTINYKKNGEEFWINFTINPVANEKGWYTHWIAIERDVTEEKLHEHKIIKAIIKTQEDERYEIGGELHDNVCQLLATSQITLGMIKESIPEERMKFYTQSKEYIKMALNEIRNLSHRLAPAFIGDSTLEEAFGRLLDAFNVENKYTILFHFDVAIKKDVISKDIQLNLYRILQEQLKNILKYSKATIIEVAITINNNKLNMKVTDNGVGFDTNKAKDGIGLANMKRRTELFLGKFEIISSPGNGCIIVIDIPV; via the coding sequence ATGACTAAACGCAATCAATCGGAGGAGTTGATCAAAGCAAACACTGAACTGGTTTCTGAAAATGAAGTAAGCGACAGTATCAATACAAAAAAAACAGACAAGACTTTAGGTAATGAAAGGAAGAAATTGCATGATCTGTTCCTGCAGGCGCCTACAAGCATGGGGATGTTAAAAGGACCTGATCATATTTTTGAAGTGGTGAATCCATTTTACCTGCAATTGATCGGTAAAAAAGATATAATCGGTAAAACGGTAAAAGAAGTTCTTCCTGAGGTAGAAGGGCAAGGATTTATTGAAATATTAGATAAGGTATATGCAACAGGCGAAATTTATCGGGCAAATGAAATGCTGATACAGCTTAAGGAACCAGTTACAGGAAAATTAATAAATAACTATTTGAATTTTGTTTACCAACCATACAGAAATTCTGATGGAAGGATAGACGGAATACTCTTCTTCGCTGTGGATGTAACGGAGCAGGTTATATCCCGCCGGAAAGTTGAAGAAAGCGAAAATCGATTTCGTGCAATCATAGAAAAAAGCGCAGAGATGATAACGCTTTCTACTAAAGAAGGGAAATTATTATACATCAGTCCTTCCATTACAAAAGTGTTTGGATATGAATTGAATGAGCTTAGCCAATTATCCGGCTTTGATTTTATTCACCCCGATGACCTTCCGGAATTTACAGAAAAAAGACAAAAAATATTGGATACCGATGGCAGGTTCTTTACTGTGCAACTAAGAGTATTGCACAAAAACGGACACTGGATATGGTGTTATGCAAGACTTACCAATATGTTGAATGAACCGGGTGTGCATGCAATGGTATCTAATTTTACAGATATTTCTGAAAAGAAGATGGCAGAGCAGCAAATGGAATTTGATAAAAATAACCTGTATGCACTTATTAATAATACCCATGATCTCTTATGGAGTGTAGACAGAAATTTCAAACTGCTCACGTTCAATCGCCCCTTTTCTGATCTTGTAGAATTTATGTCTGGAGTTAAACTTTTAAAGGGAGAAGATAGCCTCAGTCTTGTGTTTCCAGGAAAAAGAATAGAGCGATACAGGAAATTGTATGAACGGGCATTTGCTGGAGAGATCTTCACTGAAATTGAATACACAGATAGTCCTGTAGAATTTTGGTCAGAAATTTCTTTCTATCCCATCATGAAAGGAAATGAGATCGTTGGTACAGCCTGTCATTCCCGTAATATCACGGAAAGAAAAAGAAGTGAAAAAAAGTTATTGCAAAGCGAAAAAAAATATCGCCAGATATTAGAAACTGCCCAGGAAGGAATATGGCTGGTAAATGAACATAATAAGACCACTTTTGTAAATGACAAAATGTGTGCAATACTTGAGTATGACAAGGAGGAAATGATGGGACGCACTAATTTGTCCTTTAATGATGAACATGAGCAGAAAATCGGATTAGCACGAATTGAAAGAAGAAAAAGAGGAGAAAAAGAAACATATGAATCTAAGTTTACTACAAAAAACGACAGACATATTTGGGCACGGGTATCGGCCAGTCCTATTTTTGATGATCATGGATTTTACGCCGGAACTTTAGCTATGGTCACCGATATCAGTAAACGAAAACAAGAAGAACAGCAACTGAAATTATTGGAATCTGTAATTACTAACACTACCGATTCTGTTTTGATCACAGAAGCGGAACCACAGGATGAACCTGGTCCTCGGATCATTTATGTAAACGAAGCATTTACAAAAATGACCGGTTACACAGCAGAAGAGGTCATTGGTAAAACGCCGAGAATTTTACAAGGCCCAAAATCTGATAAAAAAGAATTACACCGATTAGGTGAATGCCTGAGAAAATGGGAACCATGTGAGATCACTACTATCAATTACAAAAAAAATGGAGAAGAATTCTGGATCAATTTTACTATAAATCCTGTAGCAAATGAAAAAGGATGGTATACGCATTGGATCGCTATTGAGAGAGATGTAACGGAAGAAAAACTACATGAACACAAAATAATAAAAGCCATTATAAAAACACAGGAAGATGAGCGGTATGAAATTGGAGGAGAGTTACATGATAATGTATGTCAATTACTGGCAACCAGCCAGATCACTCTTGGTATGATCAAAGAATCTATACCTGAAGAAAGGATGAAGTTTTATACTCAAAGTAAAGAGTATATTAAAATGGCTTTAAATGAAATAAGAAATTTGTCTCATCGGCTGGCGCCTGCATTTATTGGAGACTCAACATTAGAAGAAGCATTTGGCAGATTGCTTGATGCATTCAATGTTGAAAATAAATATACTATCTTGTTTCATTTTGATGTAGCCATAAAGAAGGATGTCATAAGTAAGGATATTCAATTAAATCTCTACAGGATATTGCAGGAACAATTAAAGAATATTCTGAAATATTCTAAAGCTACGATCATTGAAGTTGCTATAACGATCAATAACAATAAACTTAACATGAAGGTAACTGACAATGGCGTTGGATTCGATACAAACAAAGCTAAAGACGGCATCGGATTGGCAAATATGAAACGAAGGACAGAATTGTTTTTAGGCAAATTCGAAATAATTTCTTCGCCGGGCAATGGTTGTATAATTGTGATAGATATTCCTGTTTAA
- a CDS encoding ice-binding family protein, with protein sequence MKKILLQIFIIIGILACPNINFAQTPDLGTASGFALFTADGAFTSTGATNVTGDIGTNVGVFSGFPPGTVSGAIHVADPTSVQAALDVNTAYTYLKGLTCGAVLTTTLGNNQILTPNVYCLGAASTLNGSLTLDGQGDPNALFIFQIDGAFTTSTLTNVSVINSAAISNVYWQINGEFILGDNSVFRGNVVNNGAITLLNGASLLGRGLSRAGAIAIHNNMVIPDLFPAPIKMTNFKATNAGYRNVIEWTTETETGGDVFGVERSTDGINFVSLSTMNAAGKPIVYSYYDESPFSGLNYYRLKMTTDAGNITYSPIVTASMKASLLSYVKVYPNPVHNNLTLLVKGTPGKNQVVTISDMTGRKLKQISFAGNSVHIKMNEVKSGMYTLTYFDDTIKKTIKINKQ encoded by the coding sequence ATGAAAAAAATATTACTACAAATTTTTATAATCATCGGTATTTTAGCATGTCCGAATATAAATTTTGCACAAACACCTGACCTGGGAACAGCTTCAGGATTCGCTCTTTTTACTGCAGATGGTGCATTTACCAGCACAGGTGCAACAAATGTAACAGGTGATATAGGAACAAATGTTGGGGTATTCTCCGGTTTTCCTCCGGGAACAGTTTCCGGGGCCATTCATGTAGCAGATCCAACTTCGGTTCAGGCAGCTTTAGATGTAAATACAGCGTATACTTATTTAAAAGGGCTTACTTGTGGAGCAGTGCTTACAACTACTCTGGGCAACAACCAGATACTAACACCCAATGTGTATTGTCTTGGAGCAGCATCTACTTTAAACGGAAGCTTAACGCTTGATGGGCAGGGTGATCCCAATGCACTATTTATTTTTCAGATCGATGGAGCATTTACCACCAGCACATTAACTAATGTATCAGTAATTAATTCTGCAGCTATATCGAATGTATATTGGCAGATAAATGGTGAATTTATATTGGGTGATAATTCTGTTTTCAGAGGCAACGTTGTAAATAACGGAGCTATTACTTTATTGAATGGCGCATCTCTTTTGGGCAGAGGCCTTTCACGTGCAGGAGCAATTGCTATCCATAATAATATGGTGATCCCCGATCTGTTTCCGGCTCCAATAAAGATGACAAATTTTAAAGCAACAAATGCAGGTTACCGGAACGTAATAGAGTGGACAACTGAAACAGAAACAGGCGGAGATGTGTTTGGCGTAGAAAGAAGTACAGATGGGATCAACTTTGTTTCATTGAGTACAATGAATGCAGCAGGAAAACCAATTGTATATAGCTATTATGATGAATCTCCTTTTTCCGGATTGAATTACTATCGTTTAAAAATGACCACAGATGCAGGGAATATTACCTACTCACCCATTGTTACAGCTAGTATGAAAGCATCTTTACTGTCTTACGTAAAAGTATATCCTAATCCAGTACATAACAATTTAACCTTACTGGTAAAAGGAACACCGGGCAAAAATCAGGTAGTAACTATTTCAGATATGACCGGCAGAAAATTGAAACAGATCTCATTTGCAGGTAATAGCGTTCACATAAAAATGAACGAGGTTAAAAGCGGCATGTATACACTCACCTATTTTGATGATACGATCAAAAAAACAATAAAGATCAATAAGCAATAA
- a CDS encoding type II secretion system protein GspG encodes MTEKNTIITPPYWLGLLCFLPLIGAIVGITMIIKGITKYKDKKFILIGYFGILFTITVYSLLFYNLKYGKATAKGFAEIAQIELNSLFRNVEFYKIENGQYPDSLQQLIKVDPTLSIYDPLLVRKMDNDVKSTFEYQKIGEKYRLFSVGIDGKIDTDDDIYPVLDTSVHKYGLIRRLVVKTL; translated from the coding sequence ATGACAGAGAAAAACACTATTATAACTCCTCCCTATTGGCTCGGTTTACTTTGTTTTTTGCCGTTGATTGGCGCAATCGTTGGAATAACAATGATAATAAAGGGCATCACAAAATATAAGGACAAAAAATTCATACTGATCGGTTATTTTGGCATACTGTTTACCATTACAGTGTACTCTCTCCTCTTTTACAATTTAAAATATGGCAAGGCAACAGCAAAAGGTTTTGCCGAAATAGCACAGATAGAATTAAATAGCTTATTTAGAAACGTGGAATTTTATAAAATAGAAAATGGTCAATATCCTGATAGTCTGCAACAATTAATTAAAGTAGATCCAACATTATCTATTTATGATCCTCTTCTTGTAAGAAAGATGGACAACGATGTAAAATCAACATTCGAATATCAAAAGATCGGAGAAAAATACAGGCTCTTTTCTGTTGGTATAGATGGAAAGATAGATACAGATGACGATATTTATCCGGTTTTAGATACCAGTGTTCATAAGTATGGATTGATAAGGAGGTTAGTTGTAAAAACTTTATAA
- a CDS encoding IPT/TIG domain-containing protein, producing the protein MSVFIMGPSPMTSYSVMNPNVIEVNFAIPLQPGSYVLQVYTNYGQAKLVFSPFATLAVNGFPLNTKIGPGDTLTLSTSSFIGNYSGTLMSKTCGTVSSYMISQSLNQAKFVIFSDCQGDNQMYMHYQPEGSCQSADADIGGITFDATPVISSVDPLTARKGDTVTIKGKYFNIPNNPALPEISFGGVKADTVIKVANNILKAVVGAGASGDILLKNALNVSSTYTGFTFVDTAKKICPGSTITLTSNWEGIAICCGYAYYWQVDDGTGFKDLSDGLYYSGVHQRTLTISNIPSSFAGYKYRCLTNVVYSFTHTINFVNTFLTTATNHNWENATSWSCGTVPDAYTDVVIDGPVVVNINSNKVCRSLTLKNGASLNVLPGVHLTILY; encoded by the coding sequence GTGTCAGTATTTATAATGGGGCCAAGCCCTATGACGAGTTATTCTGTAATGAATCCCAATGTCATAGAGGTTAATTTTGCAATTCCTTTACAACCCGGTAGCTATGTATTGCAGGTTTATACTAATTACGGACAGGCTAAATTGGTGTTTAGTCCTTTTGCTACATTGGCTGTAAATGGGTTTCCGCTAAATACCAAAATTGGTCCCGGAGATACACTTACATTAAGTACCAGTTCTTTTATTGGTAACTATTCGGGTACATTGATGTCTAAAACGTGTGGAACAGTTTCGAGTTATATGATTTCGCAATCGTTGAATCAAGCTAAGTTTGTAATTTTTTCCGACTGTCAAGGTGATAACCAAATGTATATGCATTACCAGCCCGAAGGTTCTTGTCAGAGTGCTGATGCAGATATAGGGGGAATTACTTTTGACGCTACACCTGTTATCAGTTCGGTAGACCCACTAACCGCAAGAAAAGGGGATACCGTTACCATCAAAGGAAAATATTTCAACATACCTAACAACCCTGCATTACCTGAAATATCTTTTGGTGGTGTAAAAGCGGATACTGTTATTAAAGTTGCAAATAATATACTTAAAGCGGTTGTAGGTGCAGGAGCATCCGGTGATATTTTATTAAAAAATGCATTGAACGTTTCAAGTACTTATACCGGATTTACATTTGTTGATACCGCAAAAAAAATATGCCCCGGAAGTACTATCACCCTTACTTCTAATTGGGAAGGGATAGCAATTTGTTGTGGCTATGCTTATTATTGGCAGGTAGATGATGGCACAGGCTTTAAAGACCTATCAGATGGTTTGTATTATTCAGGAGTGCACCAACGTACCCTTACTATAAGCAATATTCCTTCTTCCTTTGCTGGTTATAAATATCGTTGCTTAACAAATGTTGTTTATTCATTTACCCACACGATTAATTTTGTAAATACATTCTTAACTACTGCTACTAATCATAATTGGGAAAATGCAACAAGCTGGAGTTGTGGCACTGTGCCTGATGCCTATACCGATGTGGTCATTGATGGACCTGTTGTTGTAAACATAAATTCAAATAAAGTTTGCAGAAGTCTTACACTTAAAAACGGAGCAAGCTTGAATGTATTACCAGGTGTACATTTAACGATATTATATTGA
- a CDS encoding IS3 family transposase (programmed frameshift): protein MEKKQKQSTENFIKDIRRRTRRLFTSEQKILIVMEALRGESSTAEICRKHGINQALFYKWNKEFMEAGKKRLNGDTTREATSDEVTELRKENQRLKEMVADLMLRYDIVKKSNHLGVSEKYQRRMRLSVAEKEEIIQLVERSELGVNRTLVQLGINKSTFYNWYKAYLDKGANGLESKRATRQRWNTIPQSEKNLVVEIALEYAELSPRELSCKLSDVKGIFISESSVYRILKAKGLITSPSHILLAAGNEFSQKTCFVHEMWQTDFTYFKILGWGWYYLSTVLDDYSRFIVHWELCKTMKTEDVQRTVNRALEASELPNEFRPKLLSDNGACYIASELKIFLQNKKMKLLHGRPNHPQTQGKIERYHRSMKNVVKLDNYYCPEELEASLTAFVHYYNHERYHESLGNVTPADVYYGRQEEIFKYRQRIKMLTLQRRRQNYLRQKIAS, encoded by the exons ATGGAAAAGAAACAAAAACAGTCCACAGAAAACTTCATTAAAGACATCCGTCGCAGGACTAGGCGATTGTTCACCTCCGAACAAAAGATCCTTATAGTTATGGAAGCACTACGAGGTGAAAGCTCTACCGCAGAGATATGTCGTAAACATGGGATTAACCAGGCATTGTTTTACAAATGGAATAAAGAGTTCATGGAAGCAGGTAAGAAACGCCTTAATGGTGATACTACTCGTGAAGCTACTAGTGACGAAGTAACTGAACTACGTAAAGAGAATCAAAGGTTAAAAGAAATGGTAGCTGATCTGATGCTCCGCTATGACATTGTAAAAAAAAGC AACCATCTTGGAGTAAGCGAAAAATATCAACGTCGTATGAGATTATCAGTAGCAGAAAAGGAGGAAATCATTCAATTGGTTGAACGTTCAGAACTGGGAGTAAACAGAACTTTGGTACAGTTGGGGATCAACAAGAGTACGTTTTACAATTGGTACAAAGCTTATTTGGATAAGGGTGCTAATGGCCTTGAATCAAAACGTGCTACCCGGCAACGCTGGAATACGATACCACAGTCTGAAAAGAATCTTGTAGTGGAGATTGCGCTGGAATATGCCGAGTTATCACCCAGAGAATTATCCTGTAAACTCAGTGATGTAAAAGGAATATTCATATCAGAATCCAGCGTGTACCGGATTTTGAAGGCCAAAGGGTTAATCACCAGCCCTTCACATATTTTGTTAGCAGCAGGAAATGAATTTAGTCAAAAGACCTGCTTTGTTCATGAAATGTGGCAAACAGATTTTACTTACTTCAAGATATTGGGATGGGGATGGTATTATCTGAGTACAGTACTGGATGATTACAGCCGTTTTATTGTTCATTGGGAACTCTGTAAGACAATGAAAACAGAGGATGTACAACGAACAGTTAATAGAGCCCTGGAGGCTTCAGAGTTGCCAAATGAGTTCAGGCCAAAGTTATTATCGGACAATGGAGCTTGCTATATCGCATCAGAACTCAAAATCTTTTTACAAAACAAGAAAATGAAACTTTTACATGGCAGGCCCAATCATCCGCAAACACAAGGGAAAATTGAACGTTATCATCGGTCAATGAAAAACGTTGTTAAGTTGGATAATTACTACTGCCCTGAAGAACTGGAAGCATCATTAACGGCTTTTGTACACTACTATAATCATGAACGCTATCATGAGTCTCTTGGGAATGTCACACCGGCAGATGTTTATTACGGAAGGCAAGAAGAGATTTTTAAATACAGGCAAAGAATAAAAATGCTAACGCTTCAAAGAAGAAGGCAAAATTATTTAAGACAAAAAATAGCATCTTAA